The Stigmatopora argus isolate UIUO_Sarg chromosome 1, RoL_Sarg_1.0, whole genome shotgun sequence genome segment ATGTGTTCCATTATGTACAGTATACAGCTGATTCTTTGTATGCCTTAAATAAGGATAATTGTAACAGAGATACAGTGTGTCTATTCACGTGGTTAAGAAAGACCCAAGAAACATCTCTGAAGTTACCGTACCACTAAGAGACCAACTAACAGACTGACAACAAACTAAATGAAAACCAACTTTTGTAAGTTACTACCTGACTAAACAACAAACGTCTTCTCCAACTAATAGAAAAGCTTTCAACTGACCTCCTAGTATAGTGAGCAAACCACTACAATATAGCCTTACACTTACCTGCCTCAGCGACGCTTCGGGCCTTCTGAGCTGACATCTCAGTGAGCTGTCGCTGCAGATCATTAATTCTGCCATGACTTTCGCTAAGCTGGTCCGCGTTGACTCGGCACATTTTCTCCAAGGCACCCTGCAAAGCACATGATTTGATAAAACTCCCTGCTGGGAAGCCTGTTTGGTAAGAGATGAGGCAGGGACCATGTTGTCACCTTGGCCCTGAAGTGCTGGTCCAGATTGGAGGCCAGGTCATCTGCCTCCAGTCGAAGATCCGCCTTCTCCTTCTCCATTTTCTGCTTGGTTTTCTGAAGCGCCTCAATTTGCCCGGTGAGCTCGGTCACCGTATTGGCATGCTTCTTCCTCAGAGCAGCAGCTGTGGTCTCGTGGTGAAGTCCAGCCTCCTCCAACTCCCGTCGAAGCTTCAGGAAGTCTGCATCCCGCTTCCTGTTGGGGTGCGCGAACAGTGAGAGGGAAGCAGCCACAGTTTTCTCAAGTTGCTTTGGACACACTTGTTGAGTGCAATCTGTGCAGCAGAAGCTCCTCCCGCCTCCTCTAGTTTCTCCCCAAGCTCCTCCAGCTCTCGGACAATCTCGTTCCGCTGGCGCTCCGCCTTGGACCTCCATGCGCGCTCGGCTTCCAGTGCTTCCTCCAGTTCTTCAATGCGGGTCTGTGAAAGAAATCACGTTGATTAGTCTGACAGACAGAGGCATCACAAGACTGACTGGAGCGACCTGAAGCTCTTTGATTCTCTTCTGTAGTTGAGCCACTAGATTCTGTTCGTCTTCCAAATTGGACTGAAGTTGACCCAACTCAAAGTCTTTCCTGTCAATAAACAGCACTCGAAACATCCCTACAGAAGAACTGGTCATTCAACCAAGGTTACCAATGTCTTCCTACTTTTTTATTATCTCCTCGAGCTCCCTCTTCTGATCCTCCAACCCTCTTACAGAGTCCTGGGATAGTTTCAGATCAGCGTCTAGCTTCTTCTTAGCTTTTTCTTGTTCGTTTCGCAACCGCTTCTCCTGCTCTAAGGTGGTATCCATCTGCAGGAGAAGAAGACTTAGTTGGAATTGGGAGAAAAGCCGGCATGGACTGCTTCTCTTACATGTTCCACATGCTGCTCCAGTCTGCTCTTGGCCTTGGTCAGAATGTTGACTTTGTCCTCCTGAGCTTGGCGGTCGTTGAGAGCTTGTTGATGAGCATCCTGAAGGGCAACTTTCTCCCTGTTCAGGACAGCAATGGACTCGTCCAATACACACATCTCCTGGGAAAGATTCTTCACCTGCTCCCACGTCGGACGCAAAGATGGCCTGAGAACATTGTATTTTGTGAGAAATATAAAGTGTTCCCGGTATAACCTACCTTGTTCTCATTGCTGTGCTTGTCCTTCTCCACTTTTGCCAAAGTTATTTCCAGTTCATCCACATCCTTTCGTAGGGATCCCACTTCATCTTCTAGCACACGTTTCTTGGTGATCAGCTTAGCCCccgcctcctcctcatcctccagACGCTCGTGCATCTCCTTAAGCTTAGACTCCAGAGTGATTTTTGAATGGATCAGCTGGTTGCAGCGTTCCTCTGCATCTTCCAGGTTGTCTTGTTCCTGTTTGGACCATTAATCTTAGGCTAATGGGACAAACTGAGCATGTCCAATAGAAGAGGTGCTGGAATAGTTATTTATATGCTGTTCGGTGAATGGGGACACACAAGTCAGGGCTGAGGAAACCTGGATGAATGCGCTTTCTTGAAGTGCAGGACACTTGAAAAATGGCTCTCacaaggataagtataacttacCGCTTGGAGTTGTAAGGTCAAATCATTCTTCTCCAGAACAAGAATCACTTGACGCTCTTCAGCCTCGTTTCTTTTACATTCAGACCTGTGTGAGGAAAAGGAcataagaacaacaacaaacttgGATTGCACCAACTTAGGTGCATCTAGAAATTGCTCATACTTGTCAAAGGCATCCTTTAGCTTGCTGAAGTCTTCATTAAGCGAGGCCAGCTCCTTTTCGATGTGAGCACTCCTCAACAAGGGCCTCAGCTTGTAGAACAACATCATCCATGGCCACGTGCGAACAATGAAGAACGATCGCAGGTTGAACTGGATGACCAACACAGCATCCCTGAAACAAGCCAGTATGAGTTGTCATGTATGTCTTATTAAAATGGAATTCATTTTTATGCAGGTATAAATGAAGAAGCAATTTAGTCCTTGCGCTGATGGCATCACTTCCAACATTATCAACAAACTGTGATTGAAATACCTTTGTATAGACATCTTGTCTCTCTCCATCCTCATCAACTTCCCTCGGCCCATGGCCTGGACCGTAGTCAAGATCTGAGATAGGCGGGCATCCCTCATTTCCTCCAACTGACCCAACAGACCTGCTTTGAAAAACACCTGAAGAGGAaaagaagatgaagacaaatcCAACATGACAGTACCTGACAGCATTGCCGTCATACTTTGGTTTGTCCAAACTTATACTGGCTGTGGTCAATGTCCAGTGAGCTCAAAAGCTTCTCCACTGCCTTGTGGCTGTCCACATAGGTGGCCTCAGGAATGGCAAAGGGGTTCAGGATACGATAGCTGAGTTTGAGGGAGTGATCACATGGTAAAATGGTCACATAGGAAAGCTCACACTATGATGCACCATTTCACTTCAAATCTTACCGTTGTTTGAACTCCGCATACAAGACCCGGTTGGGGAATCCCTTCCTGCAGATACGGATACCCTCTAGGACCCCATTACACCTCAGCTGATGCAGGACCAGGAAAGGATCAATGACGCCTGAAGAACAAACAAAGTGGACTTCACTGAATCCATTCACCTATGTCGGATAACACAAGTAATTCAAACATTGCGAAAATTGGCTGAAGATTCATTTTGGGACGAAGGCCACTATCTACGCAAAGAATACAGACTAGTGTTGGTGGGTAGAAATAGGCCGTCAACTGACCAGGTGTCTTGCTTTCATTCGGGATGATGCAGCGGACAAAGTGCGGCTGAGTCCTTCGAAGGTTCGCCATCAGCTTGTTGAGGTTCTCCTGTTGGTAAAATGGCATGTCTATgtgatgtgtgtgtttatgtcgTCATGTGACCGAATAAATCACTCATCTGATAATGTTACTTATTCACTTTATGAAGCTGCGACACAGTCTGGAAGGAAGCTGCTTTCCTCTTCCTTTGTTTTGTATCACGCTTAGAATCTGAAGCCGAAACCATATGGTGAATTCCCGAGAACaattacggaaaatgaatgtatgtatggcattcattcattgactAAGTTATGAGTCCCGCTagcaaatattattattattattattttttatttttattttttttaaatcttttgcaGTGTAGCACACGATACCTGCACCTGCTGAGTTGATGTAATAGTCTTCATAAAGTCCCGCCATCAGTTTACTGGAGGATTTCTGGAACAAAACCACCACAGTCTCATTGAGAGGGTCTCTGTTCTTGTCTAGCCAGCCGTTGATGTTGTATGGAACCTGAACACAAGACCTCAGCATCAGAGTGATTATCACAACAAAGAACTTTAACATTCCTGGGATGGATGGGGTAGAGGTGAGACATACCACTCCAGCATAGTGGACCACCTCAAAGTGCGTCTCATATTTGCGCTTTTTATCCAGTCGCGGTCGCTGGAAATTGGGTGACTTTCCCCCATGGTTGTC includes the following:
- the LOC144074639 gene encoding myosin-7-like isoform X1 → MEEECMFPKATDLSFNTKLYDNHGGKSPNFQRPRLDKKRKYETHFEVVHYAGVVPYNINGWLDKNRDPLNETVVVLFQKSSSKLMAGLYEDYYINSAGADSKRDTKQRKRKAASFQTVSQLHKENLNKLMANLRRTQPHFVRCIIPNESKTPGVIDPFLVLHQLRCNGVLEGIRICRKGFPNRVLYAEFKQRYRILNPFAIPEATYVDSHKAVEKLLSSLDIDHSQYKFGQTKVFFKAGLLGQLEEMRDARLSQILTTVQAMGRGKLMRMERDKMSIQRDAVLVIQFNLRSFFIVRTWPWMMLFYKLRPLLRSAHIEKELASLNEDFSKLKDAFDKSECKRNEAEERQVILVLEKNDLTLQLQAEQDNLEDAEERCNQLIHSKITLESKLKEMHERLEDEEEAGAKLITKKRVLEDEVGSLRKDVDELEITLAKVEKDKHSNENKVKNLSQEMCVLDESIAVLNREKVALQDAHQQALNDRQAQEDKVNILTKAKSRLEQHVEHMDTTLEQEKRLRNEQEKAKKKLDADLKLSQDSVRGLEDQKRELEEIIKKKDFELGQLQSNLEDEQNLVAQLQKRIKELQTRIEELEEALEAERAWRSKAERQRNEIVRELEELGEKLEEAGGASAAQIALNKKRDADFLKLRRELEEAGLHHETTAAALRKKHANTVTELTGQIEALQKTKQKMEKEKADLRLEADDLASNLDQHFRAKGALEKMCRVNADQLSESHGRINDLQRQLTEMSAQKARSVAEAAEYSRRLEEREVLNNQLQRSKAGLCQNLEDGKRQLEEQSKARVTLAQAMQAARHDRSLLAEQLVAEQESKAELQRALSNANSQLVQWRTKYETDAVLRIEELEEAKKKLVAKLQAALEVAEASQAKNSSLEKTKQRLQIEIEDLAVELERSNASFLAIDKKQRQLDKMLTEWKQKLEDSQSELDVSQKESRHLSTQLFKMKDIYEESLNHLETLKSENKNLQDEILDLTEQISRSGKTIHDLERMKKILGVEKSDIKVALEEAEGTIENEESKTQRVQIELQRTRMEIECKIVEKDQEIESLRRNHQRSQEAMQASLEAEIRTRSEAVRLRKKMESDLSEMDIQLAHANKRVSEGQKSIAQLQAQVKGQQVELEDKVQMNHQLREQVALLERRCMLMVAEGEELRGALEHSDRTCKMAEHDLVEVAERASLLTTQNSGLVNSKRKLEADVSNLTSEVDEMLAESRNKEEKAKKAIIDASTMAEELKREQDNSSMLERMKKNTEVALRELHIKLEEAEQMALKGGKKEIYKLETRVRDLQTEVTMEQKKREEYQKGVRRYERKLKEITSQSEEDGQTLVRMQEVIGKLQSKVKIYKREAESAEEQVNSTALRFRKAQHELDDAEERADIAESAVNKLRVRTRQHINVSSTTLVSRPPTAN
- the LOC144074639 gene encoding myosin-7-like isoform X2; protein product: MEEECMFPKATDLSFNTKLYDNHGGKSPNFQRPRLDKKRKYETHFEVVHYAGVVPYNINGWLDKNRDPLNETVVVLFQKSSSKLMAGLYEDYYINSAGADSKRDTKQRKRKAASFQTVSQLHKENLNKLMANLRRTQPHFVRCIIPNESKTPGVIDPFLVLHQLRCNGVLEGIRICRKGFPNRVLYAEFKQRYRILNPFAIPEATYVDSHKAVEKLLSSLDIDHSQYKFGQTKVFFKAGLLGQLEEMRDARLSQILTTVQAMGRGKLMRMERDKMSIQRDAVLVIQFNLRSFFIVRTWPWMMLFYKLRPLLRSAHIEKELASLNEDFSKLKDAFDKSECKRNEAEERQVILVLEKNDLTLQLQAEQDNLEDAEERCNQLIHSKITLESKLKEMHERLEDEEEAGAKLITKKRVLEDEVGSLRKDVDELEITLAKVEKDKHSNENKVKNLSQEMCVLDESIAVLNREKVALQDAHQQALNDRQAQEDKVNILTKAKSRLEQHVEHMDTTLEQEKRLRNEQEKAKKKLDADLKLSQDSVRGLEDQKRELEEIIKKKDFELGQLQSNLEDEQNLVAQLQKRIKELQTRIEELEEALEAERAWRSKAERQRNEIVRELEELGEKLEEAGGASAAQIALNKKRDADFLKLRRELEEAGLHHETTAAALRKKHANTVTELTGQIEALQKTKQKMEKEKADLRLEADDLASNLDQHFRAKGALEKMCRVNADQLSESHGRINDLQRQLTEMSAQKARSVAEAAEYSRRLEEREVLNNQLQRSKAGLCQNLEDGKRQLEEQSKARVTLAQAMQAARHDRSLLAEQLVAEQESKAELQRALSNANSQLVQWRTKYETDAVLRIEELEEAKKKLVAKLQAALEVAEASQAKNSSLEKTKQRLQIEIEDLAVELERSNASFLAIDKKQRQLDKMLTEWKQKLEDSQSELDVSQKESRHLSTQLFKMKDIYEESLNHLETLKSENKNLQDEILDLTEQISRSGKTIHDLERMKKILGVEKSDIKVALEEAEGTIENEESKTQRVQIELQRTRMEIECKIVEKDQEIESLRRNHQRSQEAMQASLEAEIRTRSEAVRLRKKMESDLSEMDIQLAHANKRVSEGQKSIAQLQAQVKGQQVELEDKVQMNHQLREQVALLERRCMLMVAEGEELRGALEHSDRTCKMAEHDLVEVAERASLLTTQNSGLVNSKRKLEADVSNLTSEVDEMLAESRNKEEKAKKAIIDASTMAEELKREQDNSSMLERMKKNTEVALRELHIKLEEAEQMALKGGKKEIYKLETRVRDLQTEVTMEQKKREEYQKGVRRYERKLKEITSQSEEDGQTLVRMQEVIGKLQSKVKIYKREAESAEEQVNSTALRFRKAQHELDDAEERADIAESAVNKLRVRTRQHINVSSTTLISE